From the Shewanella amazonensis SB2B genome, one window contains:
- a CDS encoding MarR family winged helix-turn-helix transcriptional regulator: MNRQESLGYLVSHLNVAIANELDQRLKRYQLDIKLWPVLFALWQEEGITQTELSRRCDVANYTMTRLLDQLQVQGLITRHQEADNRRAFKIFLTDEAKALEQDLIREAERVNEKFMAELNVEEQDLLMKLLNKINHTE; the protein is encoded by the coding sequence TTGAATCGTCAGGAGAGTCTTGGTTATTTGGTGTCCCATCTCAATGTGGCCATTGCCAATGAGCTGGATCAACGCCTGAAGCGCTATCAGCTGGACATTAAACTCTGGCCGGTATTGTTTGCGCTTTGGCAGGAAGAAGGCATTACCCAAACCGAATTGTCACGTCGCTGCGACGTGGCCAACTACACCATGACCCGGCTGTTGGATCAACTGCAGGTACAGGGACTCATCACGCGGCATCAGGAAGCGGATAATCGCCGCGCCTTCAAGATTTTTCTAACAGACGAAGCCAAAGCCCTTGAGCAGGACCTTATCCGTGAAGCGGAGCGGGTGAATGAAAAGTTTATGGCCGAGCTGAACGTGGAAGAGCAAGATTTGCTGATGAAATTGCTGAACAAGATAAATCACACTGAGTGA
- a CDS encoding DUF1285 domain-containing protein yields the protein MTQIPDPNTQSANAMSQEGPPEAAAFAAMENMLKPAFCSEQPLFAIDEAGRWHYQGQPLPDKFARLFMGILRPDSGGWALVTPAERVKVTVARTPVVIVDFETAADQLILTCVLGSQYRVDKADISLMEEGVLISLPNLKTGSMSRACFYRYAELLLCDKD from the coding sequence ATGACGCAGATACCAGATCCTAACACTCAGTCGGCCAACGCCATGAGTCAGGAAGGGCCCCCCGAGGCCGCCGCCTTTGCGGCCATGGAGAATATGCTGAAGCCAGCCTTTTGCAGCGAACAACCGCTTTTTGCTATAGATGAAGCTGGGCGATGGCACTATCAGGGACAGCCCCTGCCCGATAAATTTGCCCGGCTCTTTATGGGTATCCTCAGGCCCGATAGCGGCGGCTGGGCCCTGGTAACACCGGCAGAGAGGGTCAAAGTGACGGTAGCCAGAACGCCTGTGGTGATAGTGGATTTTGAAACAGCGGCAGACCAGTTGATCCTTACCTGTGTGTTGGGAAGCCAGTACCGAGTCGACAAAGCAGATATCTCATTGATGGAAGAGGGTGTTTTGATTTCACTTCCCAATTTGAAAACCGGCAGCATGAGCCGTGCCTGCTTCTATCGCTATGCGGAATTACTCCTGTGTGACAAAGACTGA
- the ydiJ gene encoding D-2-hydroxyglutarate dehydrogenase YdiJ, which produces MLPLLSHQQTLEPVYLAFLEALAADFDGEIDTRYSARIVQATDNSVYQFLPQAVLYPKSTLDVQRVMQLAAKDEFREVVFSARGGGTGTNGQSLTHGLILDLSRHMNKVLEVNAEEGWARVEAGVVKDALNDALRPHGFFFSPDLSTSNRATLGGMINTDASGAGSLVYGKTSDHVLGLKSVLIDGSVLDSVPMAAESLDTVDSRSLAGKLIANISAVCRDKRELVKTRFPRLNRFLTGYDLEHVWDDDLSQFDLSRILTGSEGTLAVITEAKVNLTPLPKQRAMVNIKYDSFESALRHAPSLVAASATVVETVDSKVLGLAREDIVWHSVSELIQEVPGKHIDGLNMVEFAGDEAEVNAKLAALEAVLAEQIKNGECGVVGFRSTHDKVSIEKIYAMRKKAVGLLGAAKGSRKPIAFAEDTAVPPEKLADFIMEFRALLDGHKLQYGMFGHVDAGVLHVRPALDMCDPVDEKLLRTISDEVAALTLKYGGLMWGEHGKGVRGEYGPAVFGDELYGVLQDIKGWFDPDNRLNPGKLVAPKDKGELFYNVDSAKRGSFDRQIPVKVREAFPDVMNCNGNGLCFNYSAYSPMCPSFKVTGDRIQSPKGRSSLMREWLRLLEAEGVDVEQLAKSKPLGWLQRAQNSLKAKDEYDYSHEVMESLKGCLACKACSGQCPVKVDVPKFRAQFFNIYYQRYLRPPKDYLVAGIEDALPLMAKAPKLVNALSQNSLSQWVIKKAIGYVDAPKLSVPTLTQRLESHQSLGYDLESLKRIPAAERSRYVLVAQDPFNSFYDAGLVYHFVKLIEKLGFKPVLLPFKPNGKPAHIKGFLDKFAASAGTAAAFFNELGKLGMPMVGVDPAMVLVYRDEYKVALGKDRGDFNIKLANEWLMEVLEALPQRELSGRGYTWFSHCTESTAKPGTAKEWSAIFARFGATLKVKNLGCCGMAGTYGHELDNLARSQQLYDMSWKEGINGTSREEILVSGYSCRSQVKRFSGFRPKHPLEALLELI; this is translated from the coding sequence ATGTTACCCCTGCTTTCTCACCAGCAAACTCTGGAACCCGTATATCTGGCCTTTCTCGAGGCACTTGCCGCCGATTTTGACGGCGAGATAGATACCCGTTACAGCGCCCGCATAGTGCAGGCCACAGATAACTCCGTGTATCAGTTTCTCCCCCAGGCGGTGCTCTATCCCAAGAGCACGTTGGATGTGCAGCGGGTAATGCAACTCGCTGCCAAAGACGAGTTTCGCGAGGTGGTATTCAGTGCCCGCGGTGGCGGCACCGGCACCAACGGTCAGTCGTTGACCCACGGGCTTATCCTCGATTTGTCGCGCCATATGAACAAGGTGCTGGAAGTCAACGCCGAGGAAGGTTGGGCCAGGGTCGAGGCCGGTGTGGTCAAAGATGCGCTCAATGACGCCTTAAGGCCCCATGGTTTTTTCTTCAGCCCGGACTTGTCGACCTCCAACCGCGCCACCCTGGGCGGCATGATAAACACAGACGCCTCGGGCGCAGGCTCACTGGTGTACGGCAAAACGTCTGACCATGTGCTGGGCCTTAAGAGCGTGCTCATCGATGGCTCTGTGCTGGATTCAGTCCCAATGGCGGCCGAAAGCCTGGATACCGTGGACAGCCGCAGTCTTGCGGGTAAGTTGATTGCCAATATTTCCGCCGTGTGCCGTGACAAGCGCGAGCTGGTGAAAACCCGTTTTCCACGCTTGAACCGTTTCCTCACAGGATACGATCTGGAACACGTGTGGGACGATGACCTCAGCCAGTTCGATTTAAGCCGCATTCTTACCGGCTCCGAAGGTACCCTTGCCGTTATCACCGAAGCGAAAGTCAATCTTACGCCGCTGCCCAAGCAGCGCGCCATGGTCAATATCAAATACGATTCTTTCGAGTCGGCGCTGCGTCACGCCCCATCACTGGTGGCTGCCAGTGCCACAGTCGTGGAAACGGTGGATTCCAAGGTGCTGGGTCTTGCCCGTGAAGACATTGTCTGGCACTCGGTGAGTGAACTCATTCAGGAAGTGCCCGGCAAGCATATCGATGGCCTCAATATGGTGGAGTTTGCCGGTGACGAAGCCGAAGTAAACGCCAAACTGGCGGCGCTCGAAGCTGTGCTTGCTGAGCAAATCAAAAACGGCGAGTGCGGTGTGGTGGGATTCCGAAGTACCCACGATAAGGTAAGCATCGAAAAAATCTACGCCATGCGCAAAAAGGCAGTGGGTCTCTTGGGCGCTGCCAAGGGCAGCCGCAAACCCATTGCCTTTGCCGAAGACACTGCCGTGCCACCAGAGAAGCTCGCCGACTTTATTATGGAGTTCCGGGCGCTGCTCGATGGCCACAAGCTGCAATACGGCATGTTTGGCCACGTGGATGCGGGCGTGCTGCACGTCCGTCCTGCGCTGGATATGTGCGATCCCGTGGATGAAAAGCTCTTGCGTACTATCTCCGATGAAGTAGCGGCGCTGACGCTTAAATACGGCGGCCTGATGTGGGGCGAGCATGGTAAGGGCGTGCGGGGCGAGTATGGTCCGGCGGTATTTGGTGATGAGCTTTACGGCGTGCTGCAGGACATCAAGGGCTGGTTTGACCCGGACAATCGGTTAAATCCCGGTAAGCTGGTGGCGCCAAAGGACAAGGGTGAACTGTTTTACAATGTCGACAGCGCCAAGCGCGGCAGTTTCGACAGGCAAATTCCCGTTAAGGTGCGCGAAGCCTTCCCGGATGTGATGAATTGCAACGGCAATGGCCTGTGTTTTAACTACTCGGCCTATTCGCCCATGTGCCCGTCATTTAAAGTAACCGGCGACCGTATCCAGTCCCCTAAGGGCCGCTCGTCGCTGATGCGTGAATGGTTAAGACTTTTGGAAGCCGAAGGCGTGGATGTGGAGCAACTGGCCAAATCCAAACCATTGGGTTGGTTGCAGCGTGCGCAAAATAGCCTTAAGGCCAAGGATGAGTACGATTATTCCCACGAGGTGATGGAATCCTTAAAGGGCTGTCTTGCCTGTAAGGCGTGTTCGGGCCAATGCCCGGTTAAGGTAGATGTGCCCAAGTTCCGCGCCCAGTTTTTCAATATTTACTATCAGCGTTATCTACGCCCGCCCAAAGACTATCTGGTGGCCGGTATCGAAGATGCGCTGCCGCTGATGGCCAAAGCCCCTAAGCTTGTGAATGCACTGTCACAAAACAGTCTGTCCCAGTGGGTTATCAAGAAAGCCATTGGCTATGTGGATGCGCCCAAATTGTCGGTCCCGACTTTGACTCAGCGGCTAGAGAGCCATCAGAGTCTGGGGTATGACCTAGAGTCACTCAAACGTATTCCTGCCGCTGAGCGCAGCCGTTATGTGCTGGTGGCACAGGATCCATTCAACAGCTTCTATGATGCAGGGCTCGTGTATCACTTCGTGAAGCTGATTGAGAAGCTTGGCTTTAAGCCCGTGTTGCTGCCATTTAAGCCAAACGGCAAGCCTGCCCATATCAAGGGGTTCCTCGATAAGTTTGCCGCCAGTGCCGGTACCGCGGCGGCCTTTTTCAACGAGCTTGGTAAACTGGGTATGCCTATGGTGGGCGTGGACCCGGCTATGGTGCTGGTGTACCGTGATGAGTACAAGGTGGCGCTCGGTAAAGATCGCGGCGATTTTAACATCAAGCTCGCCAACGAGTGGTTGATGGAAGTGCTTGAGGCGCTGCCACAGCGTGAGTTATCGGGCCGCGGGTACACCTGGTTCAGTCACTGCACCGAGTCCACCGCCAAGCCGGGCACCGCTAAAGAGTGGAGCGCAATCTTTGCCAGATTCGGTGCCACGCTTAAGGTCAAAAACCTGGGTTGCTGTGGCATGGCAGGCACCTATGGCCATGAGCTGGATAATCTTGCGCGATCGCAACAGCTCTATGATATGTCCTGGAAAGAGGGGATTAATGGTACTTCCAGGGAAGAGATCCTGGTATCCGGTTACTCCTGCCGTTCTCAGGTGAAGCGCTTCTCGGGTTTCCGTCCAAAGCACCCATTGGAAGCCCTGCTTGAGCTTATCTAA
- the ppsA gene encoding phosphoenolpyruvate synthase, which yields MQQYVLWYQELGMGDVNKVGGKNASLGEMISNLANAGVQVPGGFATTAHAFNEFLEQSGVNQKIYDILDTLDVDDVNALAKVGAQIRQWVIETPFQPELEQAIHEAYNKLSGETTEASFAVRSSATAEDMPDASFAGQQETFLNVKGYDAVLVAIKHVFASLFNDRAISYRVHQGYDHRGVALSAGVQRMVRSDKAASGVMFTIDTESGNDDVVFVTSSYGLGEMVVQGAVNPDEFYVHKPTLTAGHQAVVRRNIGSKLIQMVYSDDLSHGKQVKIEDVSVENRRQFSINDAEVMELAKQAIIIEKHYGRPMDIEWAKDGNDGKLYIVQARPETVRSREDVQLIERYHLKSRGVVISEGRAIGHKVGSGVAKVLKSIEEMDKIQPGDVLVTDMTDPDWEPIMKRASAIVTNRGGRTCHAAIIARELGVPAVVGCGDVTDRIQNGQMVTVSCAEGDTGYIYDGKQEFEVISSRVDSMPSLPMKIMMNVGNPDRAFDFARLPNEGVGLARLEFIINRMIGIHPKALLEFNQQEAALQEEINEMIAGYDSPVEYYVARLVEGIATIAAAFHPKKVIVRMSDFKSNEYANLVGGDRYEPEEENPMLGFRGASRYISESFRDCFALECEAIKRVRNDMGLKNVEIMIPFVRTLGEAEQVIELLKQEGLERGKDGLRVIMMCELPSNALLAEQFLEHFDGFSIGSNDLTQLTLGLDRDSGIISHLFDERNEAVKALLAMAIKAAKAKGAYVGICGQGPSDHADFAAWLVEQGIDTVSLNPDTVIDTWLYLAEAHG from the coding sequence GTGCAGCAATATGTACTCTGGTATCAGGAATTGGGCATGGGCGACGTCAACAAAGTTGGCGGCAAGAACGCTTCACTGGGCGAGATGATCAGTAATCTGGCCAACGCAGGTGTTCAAGTCCCCGGTGGCTTTGCAACCACGGCTCATGCGTTTAATGAGTTCCTGGAGCAAAGCGGAGTAAACCAGAAGATTTATGACATTCTTGACACTCTGGACGTCGATGATGTTAACGCACTGGCGAAAGTGGGTGCACAGATCAGACAGTGGGTTATCGAAACCCCCTTCCAACCCGAACTCGAACAGGCCATCCACGAGGCCTATAACAAACTCTCCGGTGAAACCACCGAAGCCTCCTTTGCCGTACGTTCCTCTGCCACCGCCGAAGACATGCCTGATGCCTCTTTCGCCGGTCAGCAGGAAACCTTCCTGAACGTGAAGGGTTACGATGCCGTATTGGTGGCTATCAAGCACGTATTTGCGTCTTTGTTTAACGACCGCGCGATTTCTTACCGTGTGCACCAGGGTTACGATCACCGTGGTGTGGCCCTGTCTGCCGGTGTGCAGCGCATGGTGCGTTCTGACAAAGCCGCCTCTGGTGTGATGTTTACCATAGATACCGAATCCGGTAACGACGATGTGGTATTTGTGACCTCATCTTACGGTCTGGGCGAAATGGTAGTACAGGGCGCGGTTAACCCTGACGAATTTTACGTTCATAAGCCAACCCTGACTGCAGGCCATCAGGCCGTAGTTCGCCGCAACATCGGTTCCAAGCTTATCCAGATGGTCTACTCAGACGATCTTTCACACGGTAAGCAGGTGAAAATCGAAGATGTGTCGGTGGAAAACCGTCGTCAGTTCTCCATTAATGATGCCGAAGTGATGGAACTGGCCAAGCAGGCCATCATCATTGAGAAGCACTATGGTCGTCCAATGGACATCGAGTGGGCCAAAGATGGCAACGACGGTAAACTCTATATAGTTCAGGCCCGCCCTGAAACCGTACGCTCACGTGAAGACGTTCAGCTGATTGAACGCTATCACTTAAAGAGCCGTGGCGTTGTGATAAGCGAAGGCCGTGCCATCGGTCACAAGGTTGGCTCAGGTGTTGCCAAAGTGCTGAAGTCCATTGAAGAAATGGACAAAATCCAGCCAGGTGACGTACTGGTAACCGACATGACCGACCCGGATTGGGAACCTATCATGAAGCGCGCCAGCGCCATCGTGACCAACCGTGGTGGCCGTACCTGCCATGCTGCGATTATCGCCCGTGAACTGGGTGTGCCAGCTGTAGTGGGTTGTGGTGATGTGACTGACCGCATCCAGAACGGCCAGATGGTGACTGTATCCTGCGCCGAAGGCGACACAGGTTATATCTACGATGGCAAGCAGGAGTTTGAAGTGATCTCCAGCCGCGTGGATTCCATGCCCTCATTACCAATGAAGATAATGATGAATGTGGGTAACCCTGACCGCGCCTTCGACTTCGCCCGTCTGCCAAACGAGGGTGTGGGTCTGGCCCGTCTTGAGTTCATCATCAACCGCATGATTGGTATTCACCCCAAGGCACTTCTCGAATTCAACCAGCAGGAAGCTGCCCTGCAGGAAGAAATCAACGAAATGATTGCCGGTTACGACTCGCCAGTAGAGTACTACGTAGCCCGTCTGGTTGAAGGTATCGCCACTATCGCGGCGGCCTTCCATCCGAAGAAGGTGATCGTGCGTATGTCTGACTTTAAGTCAAACGAGTACGCCAACCTGGTGGGCGGTGATCGCTACGAGCCAGAGGAAGAAAACCCAATGTTGGGCTTCCGTGGTGCCAGCCGTTATATCTCTGAGTCCTTCCGCGACTGTTTCGCCCTCGAGTGTGAAGCTATCAAGCGCGTTCGCAACGACATGGGTCTGAAGAACGTGGAAATCATGATCCCCTTCGTGCGCACCCTGGGTGAGGCCGAGCAGGTGATTGAACTCCTCAAACAGGAAGGTCTGGAGCGTGGTAAAGACGGTCTGCGCGTTATCATGATGTGTGAACTGCCATCCAACGCCCTGCTGGCCGAGCAGTTCCTGGAGCACTTCGATGGCTTCTCCATCGGCTCTAACGACCTGACTCAGCTGACCCTGGGCCTGGACCGTGACTCCGGCATCATCAGCCACCTGTTCGACGAGCGTAACGAAGCCGTGAAGGCACTGCTGGCCATGGCCATCAAGGCTGCCAAGGCCAAGGGCGCTTACGTGGGTATCTGTGGTCAGGGTCCATCGGATCACGCCGACTTCGCCGCCTGGCTGGTGGAGCAGGGCATTGATACCGTGTCGCTGAACCCTGACACTGTGATTGATACCTGGCTGTATCTGGCCGAGGCCCACGGTTAA
- the ppsR gene encoding posphoenolpyruvate synthetase regulatory kinase/phosphorylase PpsR gives MARKVFYISDGTAITAEVFGHAVLSQFPMEFEAITIPFVETNAKAEAVKKQINDSFITTGERPLVFHSIVKPEIRDVIYSSEGLDYDFLNTFVAPLEQQLGVSAAPVLHRTHGKANHSYEARIDAINFAMENDDGQTLKHMDKADIILLGVSRCGKTPSSLYLSMQFGIKAANYPFTEDDMDSLKLPEALKRNKHKLFGLTIDPVRLQEIRQSRMENSRYSSLRQCRMEVKEVEMMFKKERIPYIDTTNHSVEEIATKILDMTGMERHMF, from the coding sequence ATGGCTCGTAAAGTTTTCTACATTTCCGATGGAACGGCGATCACAGCAGAAGTTTTCGGCCATGCAGTACTTTCCCAATTTCCTATGGAATTTGAAGCAATTACCATTCCCTTTGTCGAAACCAATGCCAAAGCAGAAGCGGTAAAAAAGCAGATAAATGATAGTTTTATTACAACAGGAGAGCGGCCTCTGGTATTTCATTCCATCGTAAAGCCGGAGATCAGAGATGTTATCTATTCCAGTGAAGGACTGGATTATGACTTTTTGAACACCTTCGTTGCGCCACTTGAGCAACAATTGGGCGTCAGTGCGGCACCTGTGCTGCACCGTACCCATGGAAAAGCCAATCACAGTTACGAAGCCCGTATCGATGCCATTAACTTCGCCATGGAAAACGATGACGGCCAGACCCTAAAACACATGGACAAAGCCGACATTATCCTGCTGGGTGTATCCCGCTGCGGCAAAACCCCGTCCAGTCTGTACTTGTCGATGCAGTTTGGTATTAAAGCGGCCAATTATCCTTTTACAGAGGATGACATGGACAGCTTAAAGCTGCCTGAAGCCCTCAAACGCAACAAACACAAGTTATTCGGTCTGACTATCGATCCGGTACGTCTGCAGGAAATTCGCCAGAGCCGGATGGAGAACAGCCGCTACTCCTCTTTGCGTCAATGTCGGATGGAAGTAAAGGAAGTGGAAATGATGTTTAAGAAGGAACGCATTCCTTATATAGACACCACCAATCACTCGGTGGAGGAAATCGCCACCAAAATTCTCGACATGACAGGTATGGAACGTCACATGTTTTAA
- a CDS encoding 3-deoxy-7-phosphoheptulonate synthase, which translates to MTIKTDELRTSLLCKVISPSQLAAEYPLTQEAADYLVAQRREVEAILTGQDKRLLVIIGPCSIHDTEAALEYAGRLAKLHHELKDDLCILMRVYFEKPRTIVGWKGLISDPDLDGSFSANKGLRLARHLLQQITELKLPIATEFLDMVNGQYIADLITWGAIGARTTESQIHREMASALSCPVGFKNGTDGNINIAVDAVRAAKVPHIFYSPDKDGHMSVYRTHGNPYGHIILRGGKNPNYAQEHVQKAHEQLKATGIDTGMVIDFSHGNSQKQHKKQLEVAENVMAQIRAGSTAIAGIMAESFIEEGNQAVVEGQPLCYGKSITDACLSWGDTEPLLRNLAAAARVRRELKK; encoded by the coding sequence ATGACGATTAAGACTGACGAACTACGTACATCCCTTCTTTGTAAAGTAATTTCACCTTCACAACTGGCCGCAGAATACCCGCTGACACAGGAAGCGGCAGACTATCTGGTTGCTCAGCGCCGTGAGGTGGAAGCCATTCTCACCGGTCAGGATAAGCGCCTTCTGGTGATTATCGGCCCCTGCTCTATTCACGATACCGAAGCCGCGCTCGAATATGCCGGACGTCTGGCCAAGTTGCACCATGAACTCAAAGACGATTTGTGCATCCTGATGCGGGTGTATTTTGAAAAGCCACGCACCATCGTTGGTTGGAAAGGGCTGATTTCCGACCCGGATCTGGACGGCAGCTTCAGTGCCAACAAAGGTCTTCGCCTTGCCCGTCATCTGCTTCAGCAAATTACTGAACTGAAACTGCCCATCGCCACCGAGTTTTTGGATATGGTGAACGGTCAGTACATCGCCGACCTTATCACCTGGGGCGCCATCGGTGCCCGCACCACCGAAAGCCAAATTCACCGCGAAATGGCGTCGGCGCTGTCTTGCCCCGTGGGCTTTAAAAACGGCACCGACGGCAACATCAATATCGCCGTGGACGCCGTGCGCGCCGCCAAGGTGCCACACATATTCTACTCACCGGATAAAGATGGTCATATGTCGGTTTACCGCACCCACGGTAACCCATACGGCCACATCATTCTGCGTGGCGGCAAGAACCCCAACTACGCACAGGAGCATGTGCAAAAGGCCCATGAGCAGCTCAAAGCCACCGGCATAGACACCGGCATGGTGATTGACTTCTCCCATGGCAACAGCCAAAAGCAGCACAAAAAGCAGCTGGAAGTAGCCGAAAACGTGATGGCACAAATTCGTGCCGGCTCCACCGCCATTGCCGGCATCATGGCCGAAAGCTTTATTGAAGAAGGTAATCAGGCGGTGGTCGAAGGCCAACCTCTTTGCTACGGCAAGTCCATCACCGATGCCTGTTTGAGCTGGGGTGATACTGAGCCGCTGCTGCGCAATCTGGCCGCCGCCGCACGGGTACGCCGCGAGCTGAAAAAGTAA
- a CDS encoding acyl-CoA thioesterase, with protein sequence MPLTDTQPQFPEAIARRIDASEARVIKAVFPSNTNHHNTLFGGEALAWMDETAFIAATRFCRKTLVTVSSDRIDFNKAIPAGSLAELIARVIHVGNTSLKVEVNIFVEDMYQDKREHAIRGVFTFVAVDENRKPTQVWSQD encoded by the coding sequence ATGCCACTGACTGACACCCAGCCACAATTTCCTGAAGCCATTGCCCGCCGTATTGACGCATCGGAAGCGCGCGTTATCAAAGCGGTTTTTCCGTCCAACACCAACCACCACAATACCCTGTTTGGCGGTGAGGCCCTCGCTTGGATGGATGAAACTGCCTTTATCGCCGCTACCCGATTTTGCCGAAAAACCCTGGTCACCGTGAGCTCGGACCGCATCGACTTCAATAAAGCCATTCCCGCCGGCAGCCTCGCAGAATTGATTGCCCGGGTGATCCATGTAGGTAACACCAGCCTCAAGGTAGAAGTGAATATTTTTGTTGAAGACATGTATCAGGATAAAAGAGAACACGCCATTCGTGGCGTCTTTACCTTTGTGGCGGTAGATGAAAATCGCAAACCCACTCAGGTATGGTCACAGGACTAA
- a CDS encoding response regulator transcription factor, which yields MKLENLNVIIADDHPLFRNALRQALSSAFADTRWFEADSADALQQLLDKPEVDYDLVLLDLQMPGSHGYSTLIHLRSHYPDIPVVVISAHEDAQTISRAIHYGSAGFIPKSASMETLTEAMSAVLYGDIWLPQDIELVKIEEDGTDQVAGKLADLTPQQYRVLQMFAEGLLNKQIAYDLGVSEATIKAHATAIFRKLGVRNRTQAVIALQQLEMDKVDLGQSH from the coding sequence ATGAAGCTCGAGAATCTCAATGTGATCATTGCCGACGATCACCCCCTGTTTCGAAACGCCCTCAGGCAAGCCTTGTCCAGCGCCTTTGCCGATACCCGCTGGTTCGAAGCTGACAGTGCCGATGCACTCCAGCAACTGCTTGATAAACCTGAAGTTGATTACGATCTGGTACTGCTGGATTTGCAAATGCCAGGCTCCCACGGTTATTCAACCCTCATACATCTTCGTTCCCATTACCCGGATATCCCGGTGGTAGTGATTTCAGCCCATGAAGATGCTCAAACCATCAGTCGTGCGATCCATTATGGCAGCGCCGGTTTTATTCCCAAATCAGCCTCCATGGAAACCCTCACCGAGGCCATGAGTGCGGTACTTTACGGTGATATCTGGCTGCCCCAGGACATTGAGTTGGTCAAGATTGAAGAAGACGGCACCGACCAGGTGGCGGGTAAGCTTGCGGATCTTACCCCGCAGCAATACCGGGTATTACAGATGTTTGCCGAAGGCCTGCTCAACAAACAAATCGCCTATGATTTAGGGGTATCAGAAGCCACCATCAAGGCCCACGCCACCGCCATTTTCAGAAAGCTTGGGGTAAGAAACCGCACCCAGGCTGTGATTGCACTACAGCAGCTGGAAATGGACAAGGTCGATTTGGGGCAAAGCCACTGA
- a CDS encoding NAD(P)/FAD-dependent oxidoreductase, giving the protein MQARCGSYYNATIKHETDYPRLTEAIQADVAVIGGGFTGVNTALELAEQGYKVVLLEANKIAWGATGRNGGQVTGSLSGDQAMTKQLRNRIGAEAEDYVWALRWRGHDIIKNRVAKYNIDCDLRHGHLHTAYKPAHMNELKSMLDEAQRKGMGDLVSLVEKDEMPQYLESPLYHGGLLNKKNMHLHSVNLCIGEARAAESLGVRIFEDTQVLDIVEGPRPVVKTAFGSVTANKVLIAGNAYHKLGRPKLRGMLFPASLGNCATVRLSDEVASAINPHNLAVYDCRFVLDYYRLTADNRLMFGGGTNYSGRDPKNVAEELRPAIERTFPRLKGVEIEFAWAGMAGIVINRIPQLGKVSEHVYYCQGYSGHGVATSHIMSEIMAKAIDGDLREFGLFAGMKHWRIPLNEWFGNQALAIGMLYYQLRESLRG; this is encoded by the coding sequence ATGCAAGCTCGTTGCGGCTCTTATTACAATGCCACCATCAAACACGAAACTGACTATCCGCGCTTAACTGAAGCAATTCAAGCAGATGTGGCGGTGATCGGCGGTGGATTTACCGGCGTAAACACAGCGCTTGAACTGGCCGAACAGGGTTATAAAGTGGTGCTGCTGGAAGCCAATAAGATTGCCTGGGGTGCCACAGGCCGTAACGGCGGCCAGGTCACAGGGTCGCTGTCAGGCGATCAGGCCATGACCAAACAGCTCAGAAACCGTATCGGCGCAGAAGCCGAGGATTATGTTTGGGCGCTGCGCTGGCGTGGTCACGATATCATCAAGAACCGGGTGGCTAAGTACAATATCGACTGTGATTTGCGCCATGGCCATTTGCACACAGCCTATAAACCAGCCCACATGAATGAGCTTAAATCCATGTTGGACGAAGCCCAGCGAAAGGGTATGGGCGATCTGGTGTCATTGGTCGAAAAAGACGAGATGCCTCAGTATCTCGAATCGCCTCTCTACCATGGTGGCTTGCTCAATAAAAAGAACATGCACCTGCATTCGGTTAATCTGTGTATCGGTGAGGCGAGGGCGGCAGAAAGCCTGGGTGTGCGGATTTTCGAAGATACGCAAGTATTGGATATCGTTGAGGGCCCTCGTCCGGTGGTGAAAACGGCCTTTGGCAGCGTCACTGCAAACAAGGTGCTCATTGCCGGCAACGCCTATCACAAGCTGGGGCGCCCGAAACTCAGAGGCATGCTATTTCCGGCATCCCTGGGCAACTGTGCAACTGTACGCTTATCAGACGAAGTGGCCAGTGCAATCAATCCACACAATCTTGCCGTGTATGATTGCCGCTTTGTACTCGATTATTATCGGCTTACCGCGGATAACCGCCTTATGTTCGGTGGCGGCACCAACTACAGTGGCCGTGATCCCAAGAATGTGGCCGAAGAGCTGCGCCCTGCGATTGAACGCACCTTCCCGCGACTTAAAGGTGTGGAGATAGAATTCGCCTGGGCCGGTATGGCGGGGATTGTGATTAACCGCATACCGCAGCTTGGCAAAGTCTCCGAGCACGTCTACTACTGCCAGGGTTATTCGGGCCATGGGGTGGCGACCAGCCACATCATGTCAGAAATCATGGCCAAAGCCATTGATGGTGATCTGCGTGAGTTTGGCCTCTTTGCCGGTATGAAGCACTGGCGCATTCCACTGAATGAATGGTTTGGCAATCAGGCGTTGGCCATTGGTATGCTTTACTATCAGCTGCGTGAGAGCCTCCGGGGCTGA